A region of the Sideroxydans lithotrophicus ES-1 genome:
TACGTCCTTTCCCCGCAAGCGGGGAAAGGGCTGGGGATGATGGGCGGTGCACACCTCGACATGTGCCACCACTCAACAACCCTCACCCCTTCCCCTCTCTCGCTTGCGGGAGAGGGGTACTGGCGTTTTTTCTTCCGATTCAACCAGGACTCGATAGATCGCTTCCATCACGGCTTCCGTTTCCGCCAGCATCTGATTATTCCAGAATCTCAACACACTAATTCCTTGTAGCTGTAACCATGCATCACGTTTTTCATCATATCCAGCCGCCTCTCCATGCTGGCCACCATCAAGCTCGATTCCCAGCTTTTTCTTGTCGCAATAGAAGTCGAGAATGTATCTACCGACCGGATGTTGCCGTCAGAATTTCGCTCCCGCGTTACGGCGGTTGCGCAGCAATCTCCACAGCAGCGCTTCCGCGTCCGTCAGTTTGCTCCGCATTTCTCGCGCATACGCACGGAGGTCATCGGGCAATCTGGCGGGATGGTGCGGCATTCACTCATCCATGCCTGAAGTAAATTCCCCTCGCCCGCAAGCGGGAGAGGGGCTAGGGGTGAGGGACTGTGCATACCTCGCAAAGTATCTATACTCAACACCCCTCATCCCCAACCCTTCTCCCGCCTGCGGGAGAAGGGAGCAAATACACCAACCACCCTCAAGCAACTTCGCGAAATCTTCCATAGCTATAGTGCGCCGCGCACGCGCCTTCGGACGACACCATGCAGGACCCGACCGGGTTCTCTGGCGTGCACACCGTGCCGAAGATCTTGCATTCCTGCGGGCGCTTCTGCCCGCGCAGGATGGCGGCGCATTCGCAGGCCTTGTTGTCCGGCACTTCCACATAATCGACCCTGAACTTCAGCTCTGCATCGAACGCAGCGTACTTGGGACGCAGTTTTAGCGCGCTGTCAGGCACGCTGCCCAGACCGCGCCACTCGAACATGTCGCGCAATTCGAACACCTCCGCCACCAGTTGCTGCGCTTTCAGGTTGCCTTCGCGCGTCACTGCACGGGTGAATTCGTTCTCCACCTCGGCACGCCCGTCGTTCACCTGGCGCACCAGCATCAATATCGCCTGCATCACATCCAGCGGCTCGAAACCGGCGATGACCACCGGCTTGCCGTAATCGTCGGCGAAGGGTTCATACGGCTTGCTGCCGATGACGGTGGAAACATGCGCGGGACCGACGAAACCATCCAGCGCAACACCGCCCTCGACGGCGAGGATGGCATGCATCGCCGCCGGGGTCAGCACGTGATCGCACAGGATGCTGAAATTTTTCAGGCCTTCTGCTGCTGCCTGCTGGATGGCCACCGCAGTCGGCGGCGTGGTGGTCTCGAAGCCGATGGCGAGGAACACGACTTCGCGTTGCGGATTGTCGCGCGCCACCTTCAGCGCATCCTGCGTCGAGTAGATCATGCGCACATCGGCGCCTTTCGCCTTGGCGCGCATCAGCGACAGATTGTCGGAGGCCGGCACGCGTACCGTGTCCGCATAGGTGCACAGGATCACGCCATGCTCGCGCGCGAGGCGAATGGCCTGGTCGACACGTCCGATGGGCAGCACGCACACCGGGCAACCGGGGCCGTGGATCATGCGCACGTTGGCGGGCAGCAGGTCGGCGATGCCGTAGCGCGAAATGGCGTGCGTGTGACCGCCGCAGAATTCCATCAAACGGTAAGTGCGTTTCGGGTCGGCCTCGCGCGCGATGTTGGCGGCGATGTTCTTCGCCAGTTCGCCATCGCGGAATTCGTCGACATACTTCATGTGTTCAGCTCCTCACGCAACTCATCCAGCTGCCCCATCTCGGCGAACATCTCAAGCGTGCGCTCGGCTTCTTCGCGGTCAAGTTTCTGCAGGGCATATCCGACATGCACGATGACATACTCGCCGACTGCGGCATCGTCCACCAACGCCAGCGAGATCTCCTTGCGCACGCCGCCCAGATTGACGATGGCATTGCCCGGAGTCGTCAACTCTTCGATGCGGGCAGGTATGGCAAGACACATGGTCAGGCTCCTTGATTGATGTGTTGCAGGGCGATACAAGCTTGCCCGAACGAGATCGCGCCGTCGTTGGGCGGCAACTGCTGCGCGGCCAGCACATGCGAGCCGTGCGCCAGCAGGTCATCGGTCAGCGCCTGCGACAGGATGTTGTTGAGGAAACAACCGCCTCCCAGCGCAATATGGGTGAGGTGGGATTTCGCGGCTGCGCGCCGCACCCAGGCGCTCAATCCTTGGGCAAGGGTGGCATGGAACAGGGCTGCGCCGTAACCCGCGTCCTTGCAATCGGCCAGCTCCGCGAACAGCATATAGAAATCCAGCACGCCATCGGTGGTGATCATGTAGCCGTCGGCCAGGGGTTCCACCTTGCCGTGCCTGTCGGCCAGGCCTTCCAGCAGCATCGCCGCCTGGCCTTCATACCCTTGCACCTCGCAGACACCCAGCAGACCCGCAGCGGTATCGAAATAGCGGCCCATGCTGCTCGTCGCGACGCAGTTCAGCTTGCGTTGCAGCATGCCAAGCACGATGGCGGCGCCGCCCTGCGCGGGAAAGCGGCCCACGATCTCGGCACTGCGCTTCAGGTCGAACAGTGCTGCCGCCGCCATGCGCCATGGCTCGCGCGCGGCGCGGTCGCCGCCGGGCAGGGTCAGCGGTGCGAGATGTCCCAGCCGCTCGAAGCGCGCATCTTCCACGCGCAACAATTCGCCGCCCCATGCGCCGCCGTCCGTGCCCATGCCGATCCCGTCCAGCGCCAGCCCGATCACCGGATGGTCGATACGATGCTCGGCACAGACGGCGGCGATGTGCGCGTGGTGATGCTGCACCGCGAAGACCGGCAGGCTGCGTTGCGCGGCATAAGCCTGCGCGAACTGCGTGCTGTAGAAATCCGGATGCAGGTCGTGCGCCACGGCCTGCGGCTGCACGTCGAGGATGTCGCACAGGTAATCGACGGTCTCTTCCAGCATCTGGCGCATGCCGGCATGGTCGAGATCGCCGATATGCTGCGAGACGAAAGCTTCGTTGCCACGGGTGAGGCACACGGTGTTCTTCAGCCACGGTCCGCAAGCCAACACCGACGGGCCCGAAAATGGCAGCACGATGCGGCGCGGCGTATAGCCACGGGCGCGGCGCAGGAAGATGGGAGCCGAGCCCTGCCATTTCATCACGCTGTCGTCGCAGCGGTGCAGGATGTCGCGGTCATGCGTGAGGAAGGCGTCGGCCAGACCGGTCAGCGACTCGCGCGCTTCGGCGTCGTC
Encoded here:
- a CDS encoding endonuclease domain-containing protein → MLDFYCDKKKLGIELDGGQHGEAAGYDEKRDAWLQLQGISVLRFWNNQMLAETEAVMEAIYRVLVESEEKTPVPLSRKRERGRGEGC
- the hypD gene encoding hydrogenase formation protein HypD, with translation MKYVDEFRDGELAKNIAANIAREADPKRTYRLMEFCGGHTHAISRYGIADLLPANVRMIHGPGCPVCVLPIGRVDQAIRLAREHGVILCTYADTVRVPASDNLSLMRAKAKGADVRMIYSTQDALKVARDNPQREVVFLAIGFETTTPPTAVAIQQAAAEGLKNFSILCDHVLTPAAMHAILAVEGGVALDGFVGPAHVSTVIGSKPYEPFADDYGKPVVIAGFEPLDVMQAILMLVRQVNDGRAEVENEFTRAVTREGNLKAQQLVAEVFELRDMFEWRGLGSVPDSALKLRPKYAAFDAELKFRVDYVEVPDNKACECAAILRGQKRPQECKIFGTVCTPENPVGSCMVSSEGACAAHYSYGRFREVA
- a CDS encoding HypC/HybG/HupF family hydrogenase formation chaperone, yielding MCLAIPARIEELTTPGNAIVNLGGVRKEISLALVDDAAVGEYVIVHVGYALQKLDREEAERTLEMFAEMGQLDELREELNT
- the hypF gene encoding carbamoyltransferase HypF, with product MIHAQIRVTGQVQGVGFRPFVYQLANELGLAGWVRNDSEGVEIAVEGERPQVMRLIERLQSEPPILARVEKVTHELAQASAGLQGFSIVESKSGKVRTGIAPDIATCPDCLAELFDPANRRYRHPFINCIHCGPRYTLTARLPYDRANTSMAKFTQCPACQQEYDTPTTRRFHAQPNACPQCGPHLSLFDAQWQPVAADDPIAATAELIQAGKIVAVKGIGGFHLVCDARNAAAVARLRNGKQREEKPFAVMVLNTLSARQCAQFREKDAALLETRERPIVLLRQSLACEAALPGIAPGLSSIGLMLPYAPLHYLLFHELLGKPEGADWLQQASPWVLVMTSANPGGEPLVKDDAEARESLTGLADAFLTHDRDILHRCDDSVMKWQGSAPIFLRRARGYTPRRIVLPFSGPSVLACGPWLKNTVCLTRGNEAFVSQHIGDLDHAGMRQMLEETVDYLCDILDVQPQAVAHDLHPDFYSTQFAQAYAAQRSLPVFAVQHHHAHIAAVCAEHRIDHPVIGLALDGIGMGTDGGAWGGELLRVEDARFERLGHLAPLTLPGGDRAAREPWRMAAAALFDLKRSAEIVGRFPAQGGAAIVLGMLQRKLNCVATSSMGRYFDTAAGLLGVCEVQGYEGQAAMLLEGLADRHGKVEPLADGYMITTDGVLDFYMLFAELADCKDAGYGAALFHATLAQGLSAWVRRAAAKSHLTHIALGGGCFLNNILSQALTDDLLAHGSHVLAAQQLPPNDGAISFGQACIALQHINQGA